Proteins encoded together in one Chitinophaga sp. LS1 window:
- a CDS encoding transposase: MLQFLLSFTFYFKSKTKDGTSNAASYLKGLMVSRQRNCQVMAEELQNTSQQCLHHFITIGKWCYSKLMDRITLDFWHLLQQSGLEDDTCLIIDESGNPKKGRLSAGVKRQYCGQISKTENCQVGVFGALCGGSLVSLVQARLSLGSESTKIDLAKEIIDHVVLCLKIKVKWVCFKCLLTNGFKQLYTSFACKIWLILIEI, from the coding sequence TTGTTACAATTTCTTCTCAGCTTTACATTTTACTTTAAGAGCAAGACAAAAGACGGAACATCAAATGCAGCTTCTTATTTGAAGGGGTTAATGGTTAGTCGACAACGTAATTGCCAGGTGATGGCAGAGGAGCTTCAAAATACCAGTCAGCAATGCTTACATCACTTTATAACCATTGGCAAGTGGTGTTATTCAAAGTTGATGGATAGGATAACATTAGATTTCTGGCATCTTTTACAACAGAGTGGACTGGAAGACGATACCTGTTTGATAATAGATGAAAGTGGCAATCCTAAAAAAGGAAGGCTCTCTGCAGGTGTGAAAAGACAATACTGCGGGCAAATTAGTAAAACAGAGAACTGTCAGGTCGGTGTCTTTGGCGCTCTATGTGGAGGCAGTTTGGTTAGCCTTGTACAAGCCAGATTGTCTTTGGGATCGGAGTCGACCAAGATTGATCTTGCAAAGGAAATCATAGATCACGTCGTGTTGTGTTTAAAGATAAAGGTAAAATGGGTTTGCTTTAAATGCCTGCTCACCAATGGTTTTAAGCAATTGTACACCTCCTTTGCCTGCAAAATATGGTTAATCCTTATAGAAATATAA
- a CDS encoding FG-GAP-like repeat-containing protein: MFPFPKEFLKKIQVMLLCLLPMLPRAQTINTSLPVGSPKGASGVSSAGGSTYSIPIKVLSGTNSMTPTVNLMYNSQSGDGVAGWGWNLSCMSVISRAGKSNFYNGINTPVKYTNTNDAFVLDGQRMFATSGTNGANGAVYGLENEQFTKIESFGGSETLGPAYFKVTTKDGTVLEYGNATNAKMTTDDGTGSTMMWFLNKVTDISGNYQVYVYTINTTDRTYVLSEIQYTGNATAGITTYNKIIFTYTTRTGWQNSTVYDGGASLRRAYNLSNISIKNASAQTVRSYDLAYTLIKNQYFLQSFTEKGSNGSAFNPLVFSYGANTTAPDVTTSVQYSGMNQGNVYAGDFDGDSQQDVLESSYYLDNNSVPHYTSYDVMSHFSTYAGQPAISYFYQFKIPESGVTELKGTSNGYYNFQTFDYDGDGKDDVVMLNTIISGSDRIYNGIRINYSRKFNVYSGAYYDSVNYTALPHSSFYTQDFKYVYRNGTTYGNYFVAGDFDGDGAQDYILILGINYSNAFKGFFSSPKKGIYNQEIALFGVEGTSSDPFYANSIASAKQLLPIDFDGDGKREILVVKDNQSYVLSVYPVSASSGYSYAAQVLYTFSDIKGNYPTLPGDFNGDGKTDLLYRNTPSTSTGSWFQLTSTGKAYTSQAFGFYNRPYLAGDEAGTAHHLVVADFNGDGKSDVWHSLDLTTSSSRHTIYYSNGLTFNIEHYNQAVSTNGGKKSNTVVGDFNGDGKPDILSINSSNSGRFIYPKPMKEERFLTKITDGLGAQEGFNYVMPIQSGYYSRSAEYEYDKKGVAIGAGANGNPYNVLFSPLYLVKETYKSNGVGTGLRYTSYEYTDACYSPIRGFLGFKKVKASDESSGIVTTTENDIHPDYLIPYRTRQTMVYGAETLSDTKFTTNLLKPSSNYLDKRVVVQVPKTLTINGITGEAAETTSTFDNYGNTTQSVTKVGSVSGDVVTPIETSTITSVYGTHGTPFPASPESITTKNVRNGQAEVSKVTTYAYNTANLVSSIVEFSGKAKAYTTNFTYDAFGNVKQRDLVATGLPTRSEKSTYDNTGRFLLQSETVGADVTKKQVFTYETSFGLPATVKSADGLTTGYQYDVFGRLNLTTLPEGYSITQTMAWESTSGRYSVSATRPGGGNNQKIFYDLLGREVRMEMSGYNGGTLVSSKSYNAKGELVSLTAPYYSTETPLTTTYQYDNYGRTSQVSNGTVTTNYSYSKLAGGQYKTTVTSSSGQSSSQTEDASGMIIAATDNAGSVGFVYDSRGNKTETSVNGVVMTANSYDEYGNETGVTDKHAGTYSYQYDAFRQLVAETNPQGQTRTLTYDPFGRVTQHAGPEGTTTYEYWKEASTGYCNDNLTKVTGFDGDVTEYTYDNLRRSLSEKITTDGNAFNTQYGYDAYNNLTKITYPSGVTVSRTYDRNGTVTGVQMGEGTGATTLFTASGMNSLGYYTGYSYGNGKSTTESYNLALGAMTQTSTPGVFQMNYSFDPLTGNLNSRKDMIRNLDEVFTYDNTNRLLTSKINNVQQLNITYDGAGSSFGNIKTKTDAGNYTYNDQKVNALAFITNPAGSQVPPSVISQLQQDVTYTAFNRTSTITEGSNQLTYAYGADYGRIKGTFKQNGALAETRYYLGGYERQIKGSVTRDIHYIEASNGIGAILTKEGSAVTVYYVYHDYLGSILTVTDASGNVIASQNFDAWGRYRNPSDWSYNNVPNQPEWLYRGFTGHEHLKDFSLINMNGRMYDPVLGRMMSLDNFVSVPGSSQGYNRYAYGLNNPLVVRDPNGEWIHIVVGAAIGGVLNLTVKAVQGKIHNVGDGFAAFGIGAAAGAVGAATGGAALSMFGLQATTVAGGAVAGFAGAVTSSPVQGIGNAVYFGDKYTLKDFGMDVVIGTVVGGASGYIAGRLKASTAGAKTDLNKGRTGAGGAGNGGGVTGKVKASVSFGQLTGEMPEAIKPNGGPLRTPVVLNLAKKTKDISLGIGELLADFSASVKASPWWEWGADEFEFAFQNMIRDPEVKIHFNLTMKDGKMMNVWEALKEGANGYSGSRVTSWELFEIKHTGDALSRTIFYYQGRVIANPFLGL; this comes from the coding sequence ATGTTTCCCTTTCCGAAAGAGTTCCTGAAGAAAATTCAGGTAATGTTGCTATGCCTATTGCCTATGCTACCGCGGGCGCAAACGATCAATACATCGTTGCCTGTTGGTTCGCCTAAGGGGGCTAGCGGGGTAAGTAGTGCTGGTGGCAGTACTTACTCGATTCCTATCAAAGTGCTGTCGGGTACGAACAGCATGACACCTACTGTTAATTTAATGTACAATTCCCAATCCGGAGATGGTGTAGCTGGTTGGGGATGGAATCTATCCTGTATGTCTGTGATCAGCAGAGCAGGAAAGTCGAATTTTTACAATGGCATTAATACGCCGGTAAAGTATACCAATACAAATGATGCCTTTGTATTGGACGGACAACGTATGTTCGCTACGTCAGGTACGAATGGAGCGAACGGAGCAGTATATGGTCTGGAGAATGAGCAGTTCACCAAAATAGAGTCATTCGGTGGCAGCGAAACACTGGGCCCTGCTTATTTTAAGGTCACTACCAAAGATGGTACAGTTTTGGAATATGGCAATGCTACCAATGCAAAAATGACCACTGATGATGGTACTGGTAGTACAATGATGTGGTTTTTGAACAAGGTGACGGACATCAGTGGTAATTATCAGGTATATGTGTATACAATTAATACTACGGATCGTACCTATGTATTATCAGAGATACAATATACAGGTAATGCTACGGCTGGTATTACAACTTATAACAAGATTATCTTTACTTACACTACCCGCACCGGTTGGCAGAATAGCACTGTCTATGATGGGGGAGCTTCTTTACGCAGGGCATACAATCTGAGTAATATCAGTATAAAGAATGCTTCAGCACAAACCGTGCGTTCTTATGATCTGGCATACACCCTGATTAAAAATCAATATTTCCTGCAGTCCTTTACAGAAAAGGGCTCCAATGGATCAGCCTTTAATCCGCTGGTGTTTAGTTATGGTGCTAATACTACAGCTCCCGATGTAACTACGTCCGTCCAGTATTCCGGAATGAATCAGGGGAATGTGTATGCAGGAGACTTTGATGGGGATAGTCAGCAGGATGTACTGGAATCCTCTTATTACCTGGATAACAACAGTGTTCCCCATTATACATCTTACGATGTAATGAGCCATTTTTCTACCTATGCGGGGCAGCCAGCTATCTCCTATTTTTACCAGTTTAAAATTCCCGAGTCAGGTGTTACTGAACTGAAAGGAACTAGTAATGGCTACTACAATTTCCAAACCTTTGATTATGATGGAGATGGAAAGGATGATGTCGTAATGTTAAATACGATTATAAGTGGAAGTGACAGGATTTACAATGGCATCCGTATTAATTATTCCAGGAAATTCAATGTCTACTCGGGAGCATATTATGACTCTGTCAATTATACGGCACTACCTCATTCCAGTTTTTATACACAGGATTTTAAATATGTATACCGTAACGGTACTACATATGGTAACTACTTCGTGGCTGGTGATTTTGATGGGGATGGTGCGCAGGATTATATCCTTATTCTCGGAATCAATTATAGTAATGCTTTTAAAGGATTTTTCTCCAGTCCGAAGAAAGGCATTTACAACCAGGAGATTGCACTATTTGGTGTGGAAGGGACTTCAAGTGATCCTTTTTATGCGAATTCTATAGCAAGTGCAAAGCAGTTGCTGCCCATAGATTTTGATGGGGATGGCAAGCGGGAGATCCTTGTGGTAAAAGACAATCAGAGTTATGTATTATCTGTATATCCTGTATCAGCATCGTCTGGGTATAGTTATGCAGCGCAGGTACTTTATACCTTTTCAGATATAAAAGGCAATTATCCAACATTGCCCGGTGACTTTAACGGAGATGGGAAAACGGACCTGCTGTATAGAAATACGCCCAGTACTTCTACTGGCAGCTGGTTTCAGCTGACAAGTACAGGAAAGGCGTATACTTCGCAGGCATTTGGATTTTATAATCGTCCTTACCTGGCAGGTGATGAAGCTGGTACTGCCCATCATCTGGTAGTAGCTGATTTCAATGGAGATGGAAAATCAGATGTATGGCATTCGCTCGATCTTACTACTTCCTCTTCCCGGCATACGATTTATTATAGTAATGGGCTCACTTTTAACATTGAGCACTACAATCAGGCTGTGAGTACCAATGGAGGCAAAAAGTCCAATACAGTAGTAGGTGATTTTAACGGAGATGGAAAACCTGATATCCTGTCTATCAACAGTAGCAATTCAGGACGTTTCATCTATCCCAAGCCCATGAAGGAAGAACGCTTTCTTACAAAGATAACAGATGGTCTTGGGGCACAGGAAGGGTTTAATTATGTAATGCCAATTCAAAGCGGTTATTATAGCCGTTCGGCTGAATATGAATATGATAAGAAAGGAGTAGCGATTGGAGCAGGTGCCAATGGCAATCCTTACAATGTGTTGTTCTCCCCATTGTACCTTGTAAAGGAGACTTATAAGTCTAATGGTGTGGGCACTGGATTACGTTATACTTCATATGAATATACGGATGCCTGTTATTCTCCCATCAGGGGCTTCCTGGGTTTTAAAAAGGTGAAAGCGTCGGATGAAAGTTCTGGAATTGTAACCACTACTGAAAATGATATTCATCCCGATTACCTGATCCCTTACCGGACAAGACAAACGATGGTATATGGAGCAGAGACACTGAGTGATACGAAATTTACAACCAACCTGCTGAAGCCTTCCAGTAATTACCTGGATAAACGGGTGGTTGTACAGGTGCCGAAAACACTTACCATCAACGGTATTACAGGAGAAGCGGCTGAAACTACCAGTACTTTTGATAATTATGGAAATACGACCCAATCTGTTACCAAAGTAGGTAGTGTAAGTGGAGATGTAGTTACTCCTATTGAGACCAGCACGATCACGTCGGTATACGGTACGCATGGAACACCATTCCCTGCCTCTCCGGAATCCATCACTACTAAGAATGTGAGAAATGGACAGGCAGAAGTGAGCAAGGTGACTACCTATGCTTATAATACTGCCAATCTGGTTTCATCAATAGTAGAGTTTTCCGGGAAGGCCAAGGCATATACTACCAATTTTACCTATGATGCATTTGGGAATGTGAAGCAGAGAGATCTGGTAGCGACAGGATTGCCTACCCGCTCTGAGAAGTCAACTTATGATAATACCGGGCGTTTCCTGTTACAATCTGAAACAGTAGGGGCGGATGTTACTAAAAAGCAGGTATTCACTTATGAAACTTCATTTGGGTTACCGGCTACAGTGAAATCTGCTGATGGGCTGACCACTGGTTACCAGTATGATGTATTTGGCAGATTAAACCTGACCACCCTGCCGGAAGGATATAGTATCACGCAAACTATGGCATGGGAAAGTACCTCTGGCCGGTATTCAGTGAGTGCTACCAGACCTGGTGGTGGTAATAATCAAAAGATTTTCTATGATCTGTTGGGCAGGGAAGTGAGAATGGAAATGTCTGGTTATAATGGAGGAACACTTGTATCTTCAAAAAGCTATAATGCAAAAGGTGAACTGGTTTCTTTAACTGCTCCATATTATAGCACTGAGACGCCTCTTACTACCACTTATCAATACGATAATTACGGTCGTACCAGCCAGGTGTCCAATGGTACAGTCACCACTAATTATTCTTATAGCAAGCTGGCAGGAGGTCAATATAAGACTACCGTTACCAGTAGCTCCGGACAGTCCAGTAGCCAGACAGAGGATGCCAGTGGTATGATTATCGCTGCTACAGACAATGCCGGTTCGGTTGGATTTGTTTATGATAGCCGTGGCAATAAGACAGAGACGTCTGTGAACGGTGTAGTGATGACTGCCAATAGTTATGATGAGTATGGTAATGAGACCGGTGTGACTGATAAGCATGCGGGTACTTATAGTTATCAGTACGACGCTTTCCGGCAACTGGTAGCTGAAACAAATCCCCAGGGGCAAACAAGAACCCTAACCTATGATCCATTTGGCAGGGTAACCCAACACGCCGGCCCGGAGGGAACAACTACCTATGAATACTGGAAAGAAGCCAGCACCGGATATTGTAACGATAACCTGACCAAAGTAACAGGCTTTGACGGAGATGTGACGGAGTATACTTATGATAACCTCAGACGTTCTCTATCAGAAAAAATTACAACAGATGGTAATGCATTTAATACACAATATGGTTATGATGCTTATAATAACCTGACAAAGATTACCTATCCATCCGGAGTTACTGTAAGTCGTACCTATGACAGAAATGGAACCGTCACAGGGGTACAAATGGGTGAAGGTACTGGTGCTACTACCCTATTCACGGCTTCTGGTATGAACAGCCTTGGATATTATACAGGTTATTCTTATGGTAATGGTAAATCTACGACTGAAAGCTATAATCTGGCATTGGGGGCAATGACTCAAACCTCAACCCCGGGGGTGTTCCAGATGAACTATTCCTTTGACCCCCTGACCGGCAACCTGAATAGCAGGAAAGACATGATTAGGAATCTGGATGAGGTGTTTACTTATGATAATACTAACCGTCTCCTGACATCAAAAATTAATAATGTTCAACAGTTGAATATTACCTATGATGGTGCAGGCAGCAGTTTTGGGAATATCAAGACAAAGACGGATGCTGGTAATTATACTTATAATGATCAGAAGGTCAATGCGCTGGCTTTTATAACAAATCCTGCGGGTAGCCAGGTACCACCATCGGTGATATCACAGCTGCAACAGGATGTGACTTATACCGCTTTCAACCGTACATCGACAATAACCGAAGGGTCCAATCAGCTGACATATGCTTATGGTGCAGACTACGGGCGAATAAAGGGTACCTTTAAACAAAACGGGGCCTTAGCTGAGACGAGATATTACCTGGGAGGGTATGAAAGGCAGATTAAAGGCAGTGTAACCAGGGATATTCATTATATAGAAGCTAGTAATGGTATTGGTGCTATCCTTACCAAGGAAGGAAGTGCTGTCACAGTATATTACGTTTACCATGATTATCTGGGTAGCATCCTGACCGTAACAGATGCATCCGGTAATGTGATAGCTTCCCAGAACTTTGATGCATGGGGGCGTTACAGGAATCCTTCGGACTGGAGTTATAATAATGTTCCCAATCAACCGGAATGGTTGTATAGGGGCTTTACCGGTCACGAGCACCTGAAGGACTTTTCCCTGATCAATATGAATGGGCGAATGTATGATCCTGTATTGGGTCGTATGATGAGCCTTGATAACTTTGTATCTGTACCCGGAAGTAGTCAGGGATATAACAGATATGCCTATGGATTAAATAATCCACTGGTTGTTCGGGATCCTAACGGAGAGTGGATTCATATTGTGGTAGGTGCTGCAATAGGAGGTGTCCTGAATCTGACTGTAAAAGCGGTACAGGGAAAGATCCATAATGTGGGAGATGGATTTGCTGCATTTGGCATTGGAGCAGCAGCGGGGGCTGTTGGGGCGGCTACAGGAGGTGCGGCGCTGTCCATGTTTGGATTGCAGGCAACTACGGTTGCAGGAGGTGCCGTGGCGGGTTTTGCAGGTGCAGTAACATCGAGTCCGGTACAGGGAATAGGGAATGCTGTTTATTTTGGCGACAAGTATACCTTGAAGGATTTTGGAATGGACGTGGTGATAGGTACTGTAGTAGGAGGTGCTTCAGGGTATATTGCTGGCCGGTTAAAAGCAAGTACTGCCGGTGCAAAAACGGATCTGAACAAAGGACGGACGGGTGCAGGGGGTGCTGGCAATGGTGGAGGAGTAACAGGCAAGGTGAAAGCGAGTGTATCATTCGGTCAATTAACCGGAGAAATGCCGGAGGCTATAAAGCCCAATGGAGGACCATTACGTACACCAGTTGTTTTAAATTTAGCAAAAAAGACGAAAGACATTTCGTTGGGAATAGGTGAATTATTAGCCGATTTTTCAGCAAGCGTGAAGGCTTCTCCCTGGTGGGAATGGGGTGCAGATGAATTCGAGTTTGCTTTTCAGAATATGATCCGGGATCCGGAAGTAAAGATTCATTTCAACCTGACGATGAAGGATGGAAAAATGATGAATGTATGGGAAGCGCTTAAGGAAGGTGCAAATGGTTATTCCGGTAGCCGTGTTACTTCCTGGGAGCTGTTTGAAATAAAGCACACAGGGGATGCTTTGTCAAGGACTATATTCTATTACCAGGGAAGGGTTATCGCCAACCCATTTTTAGGACTATAA
- a CDS encoding T9SS type A sorting domain-containing protein, producing MPRILFILSFLLFYTMVGKSQNLPVNTCGVVYSYDATGNRTQRMYVCNNAVTGGRLAAVKDSTAELPQVTALYPNPTTGSFKITFVKSLNNARIVIMNMNGRVLQQRTESGNVVMFDLSVYPAGMYWVQVQDAGHPYVFKVIKQ from the coding sequence ATGCCAAGAATATTGTTTATTTTATCATTTTTACTTTTTTATACAATGGTGGGCAAATCCCAGAACCTACCAGTTAATACCTGTGGTGTAGTATATAGTTACGATGCTACGGGCAACCGTACCCAGCGCATGTATGTTTGCAACAATGCAGTAACAGGGGGCAGACTGGCCGCCGTAAAGGATTCGACAGCAGAACTGCCTCAGGTGACAGCCTTATATCCCAATCCTACCACAGGAAGTTTTAAGATCACCTTTGTGAAGTCATTGAACAATGCAAGGATTGTGATAATGAATATGAATGGAAGGGTATTGCAACAGCGTACCGAAAGTGGAAATGTAGTCATGTTTGATCTTTCTGTTTATCCGGCAGGGATGTATTGGGTGCAGGTACAGGATGCAGGACATCCTTATGTGTTCAAAGTGATCAAACAATGA
- a CDS encoding ATP-binding protein, with protein sequence MPTEINELDWKSTLSDKSDRLAQHLSAFSNLPGGVFLIFGVYDDGSIKSVDPMR encoded by the coding sequence GTGCCTACTGAAATAAATGAACTTGATTGGAAATCCACTTTGTCGGATAAAAGCGATCGTCTAGCTCAACATTTGTCTGCATTTTCTAATTTGCCTGGTGGAGTTTTTTTAATTTTTGGTGTCTACGATGATGGTTCAATCAAATCAGTTGATCCGATGAGATAA
- a CDS encoding HipA N-terminal domain-containing protein: MSKTARVYYNNILAGSLIEYDGGYKLLYHEDYLVDESAEPISLTLPLQKEVYHSFTLFAFIPTAMPRKCAIIGNDLYLVGCSDRIFGKTKIAVGKISVK; this comes from the coding sequence ATGAGTAAGACTGCAAGAGTATATTATAATAACATACTTGCTGGTTCACTAATAGAATATGATGGCGGCTATAAGCTTTTATACCATGAAGATTATTTGGTTGATGAATCGGCTGAACCAATAAGTTTAACCTTACCATTACAAAAAGAGGTTTATCACAGTTTTACATTGTTTGCTTTCATTCCTACGGCTATGCCAAGGAAATGTGCGATCATTGGTAATGATCTTTACCTTGTAGGTTGTTCAGACAGGATATTTGGTAAGACAAAGATCGCGGTTGGAAAGATATCAGTGAAGTAA
- a CDS encoding RNA recognition motif domain-containing protein: MNIFVGNISDRTTEDEIWSLFDPFGVVYTINVAYDKYSGRSKGFAFVEMPDDSNAVQAIKELNNSVVAGQTIVVYEARPRPERPEDNRFSRSGPRPGFRSRY; encoded by the coding sequence GTGAATATTTTTGTAGGTAATATAAGTGACAGAACAACTGAAGATGAAATATGGTCTTTATTTGACCCATTTGGAGTTGTATATACTATTAATGTGGCTTATGATAAGTACAGTGGCCGTTCCAAAGGCTTTGCATTCGTTGAAATGCCAGACGATTCCAATGCAGTACAGGCAATTAAGGAATTGAATAATTCAGTAGTTGCTGGCCAGACAATAGTAGTGTATGAGGCTCGTCCAAGACCTGAAAGACCAGAAGATAATCGTTTCTCCAGATCCGGTCCAAGACCTGGATTTAGATCCAGATACTAA
- a CDS encoding recombinase family protein: MLPYDNEKKKINSLEQTGYQSHRLTLMRSMLDTLNTYNRQQHTSQAFREAMTQYIRYWAAEDLLRYGWLHIPGKWEPLSGEYLEFLQQISLNKPQDISSHLGTRDIAALPELRKVINGMFQKRQVSKVSHVLVYTLDRFSRTGGGAIKLAEELRDKYGINVFAVTQPADTSNPSGVLRVVQ; this comes from the coding sequence ATGTTACCGTATGACAATGAAAAGAAGAAAATAAATTCCCTGGAACAAACAGGCTATCAGTCACACCGGCTTACATTGATGCGGAGCATGTTAGATACCCTTAATACTTATAACCGGCAACAGCATACCAGCCAGGCTTTTCGTGAAGCGATGACACAATATATCCGTTATTGGGCAGCTGAAGACCTGTTGAGATATGGCTGGCTGCATATTCCAGGTAAATGGGAGCCGCTTTCGGGGGAATATCTGGAGTTCCTGCAACAAATTTCCCTTAATAAGCCACAAGATATAAGTTCCCATTTGGGAACCAGGGATATTGCTGCATTACCTGAGTTGAGAAAGGTAATTAATGGGATGTTTCAGAAAAGGCAGGTATCCAAAGTAAGCCACGTGTTGGTCTATACTCTCGACCGTTTTTCCCGAACAGGTGGTGGAGCGATTAAACTCGCGGAAGAGCTAAGAGATAAATACGGTATTAACGTATTTGCCGTTACGCAACCAGCAGATACATCTAATCCCAGTGGAGTATTACGGGTGGTCCAATGA
- a CDS encoding winged helix-turn-helix transcriptional regulator, whose product MEIDIDLNVIKECPHSFVVAVNDAMNVLTGKWKLPIMATLVFGKKRFKEIEREIPKITPRMLSKELRDLELNGIVQRMVHDSIPVVIEYEFTSSGRSIKYVLDAMVEWGMQHRKEVMKRKID is encoded by the coding sequence ATGGAAATAGATATTGACCTGAATGTCATTAAAGAATGTCCGCATTCATTTGTGGTAGCAGTGAATGATGCCATGAACGTGTTGACGGGTAAGTGGAAATTGCCTATCATGGCTACGTTGGTTTTTGGTAAGAAGAGATTCAAGGAGATTGAACGTGAAATTCCAAAAATCACTCCCAGGATGTTATCTAAAGAACTCCGGGATCTTGAATTGAATGGAATTGTACAAAGGATGGTTCATGATTCGATTCCGGTTGTAATTGAATATGAGTTCACTTCATCGGGGAGATCCATTAAATATGTGCTGGACGCAATGGTTGAATGGGGGATGCAACATAGAAAAGAGGTAATGAAGCGGAAAATAGACTAA
- a CDS encoding DoxX family protein, which translates to MKKTKVIYWITTLLAMLTGASSAFMYFTSPKFIEGYRHLGFPDYFRIELGIAKIIGMLILLLPFIPSRIKEWAYVGFGITFISGIIAHSIVDGPGLGFVPMVPLVFLVISYIYFHKLRNA; encoded by the coding sequence GTGAAAAAAACAAAAGTTATCTACTGGATCACCACCTTACTTGCCATGTTAACAGGCGCTTCATCAGCATTTATGTACTTCACAAGTCCCAAATTTATTGAAGGATACAGGCATCTGGGCTTTCCCGATTACTTCAGGATAGAACTGGGTATTGCGAAGATTATCGGTATGCTTATACTACTGCTTCCATTTATCCCTTCCCGCATTAAAGAATGGGCATATGTAGGGTTTGGTATCACCTTTATTTCCGGCATCATTGCGCACAGCATAGTAGACGGACCCGGATTAGGCTTTGTCCCCATGGTCCCACTGGTATTTTTGGTGATATCCTACATTTATTTTCATAAACTGAGAAATGCCTGA
- a CDS encoding pirin family protein yields MATGILATDLMSVAMSTQKKVPRSLYKVIKSSGSNMGKMTLKNVIQGNDQNHVSPFFLIDEFGPMQLPKGAQFRVDAHPHAGIIPTTYLLKGNAHHRDSMGNDFQYYEGDFIQFTSGRGALHMEETGDDLYKNGGVFQGIQCWLNIPSHLKKSNPSASYLKKDDIELVISENVTIRVILGEVYGVKSPIKLLMPVIYWHISLKENTYLDLPVDPTQNVFIYLLTGKLKVNDHQEVNAGDAALFERDGDFIKIRAKKDANFLVLGGEVNNEPFVANGPFVLNNEQELRQAYEDFKNGKFGNIAETNGIRRP; encoded by the coding sequence ATGGCAACAGGCATATTAGCAACAGATTTAATGTCGGTAGCAATGTCCACACAAAAGAAGGTACCACGCAGCTTGTATAAAGTCATCAAATCATCCGGTTCAAATATGGGTAAGATGACATTGAAAAATGTTATTCAAGGGAATGATCAAAACCATGTTTCCCCATTTTTCCTGATCGATGAATTTGGCCCTATGCAACTGCCCAAAGGAGCTCAATTCCGGGTAGATGCGCATCCACATGCGGGTATCATTCCCACAACTTACCTTTTGAAAGGTAACGCTCATCATCGTGATAGTATGGGCAATGATTTCCAATATTATGAGGGTGATTTTATTCAGTTTACTTCTGGCAGGGGTGCTTTGCATATGGAGGAGACCGGGGATGATTTATATAAAAATGGCGGTGTTTTTCAAGGTATACAGTGCTGGTTGAACATACCATCCCACTTGAAAAAATCGAATCCTTCCGCCAGTTACCTGAAGAAAGATGATATCGAACTGGTTATTTCAGAAAATGTCACCATTAGAGTCATACTGGGGGAAGTATACGGGGTTAAATCCCCTATCAAACTTTTAATGCCGGTCATTTACTGGCATATTTCTTTAAAAGAAAATACTTACCTGGATCTCCCTGTTGATCCGACCCAAAATGTATTTATATACCTGTTGACCGGGAAGTTGAAAGTAAACGATCATCAGGAGGTAAATGCCGGCGACGCAGCGCTTTTTGAGCGGGATGGCGATTTTATTAAGATCAGGGCGAAGAAGGATGCAAACTTTCTAGTGCTGGGCGGAGAAGTCAATAATGAACCTTTTGTTGCGAATGGCCCTTTTGTATTGAACAACGAGCAGGAACTAAGACAAGCATACGAAGATTTTAAGAATGGAAAATTTGGCAATATCGCCGAAACAAATGGTATTAGAAGACCATAA